The following proteins come from a genomic window of Takifugu rubripes chromosome 11, fTakRub1.2, whole genome shotgun sequence:
- the LOC101073225 gene encoding prolactin-releasing peptide receptor yields MDIVGENFTLTSNTTEEMGLEKLEHLKTQGVNRSDPLDTFVGMELLLRFKSIFLPLYCLIVVVAGVGNSFLLVCILAEKKLHNATNFFIGNLAAGDLLMCLSCVPLTVSYAFDSHGWAFGKTMCHMVPLLQCATVFASVLSLTAIAVDRYVVVAHPVRKRITAWGCGTVALGIWLLSLALAAPPSFYTLYVDLRPSGIDLVVCEEFWPKNSNLRLLYSCFILIASYMVPLLSASISYCAITISLKRYSVPGEPSRNQQQWSQKRKRTFSLLVASVLAFALCWLPLQVLNLLLDLDPDFHMIGKRYINVLQVCCHLVAMSSACYNPFIYASLHSKVRIHLKGYFCPIYRRAVVDRASSRS; encoded by the exons ATGGATATCGTGGGTGAGAATTTCACTCTGACCAGCAACACCACTGAAGAAATGGGACTGGAAAAACTAGAGCACCTCAAAACCCAAGGAGTCAACCGGAGCGACCCCCTGGACACGTTTGTCGGCATGGAGCTGCTCCTGCGTTTCAAATCGATTTTCTTGCCTCTCTACTGCCTCATAGTGGTGGTGGCTGGCGTGGGGAACTCCTTCTTGTTGGTTTGCATTCTGGCggaaaaaaaactccacaaTGCCACCAACTTTTTCATCGGTAACTTAGCCGCTGGGGacctgctgatgtgtttgagttGTGTTCCACTGACGGTGTCTTATGCGTTCGACAGCCATGGCTGGGCTTTTGGGAAGACCATGTGTCACATGGTGCCCCTGCTACAGTGTGCCACGGTGTTTGCCTCAGTGCTTTCACTCACAGCCATTGCCGTGGACCGCTATGTGGTTGTAG cTCACCCTGTGCGGAAAAGAATCACTGCATGGGGTTGTGGCACCGTCGCCCTAGGTATCTGGCTCTTATCTCTTGCCCTGGCTGCACCACCATCCTTTTACACTCTCTACGTGGACCTGAGACCCAGTGGAATTGATCTGGTGGTGTGTGAGGAATTCTGGCCAAAAAACAGCAATTTGAGGCTGCTTTATTCCTGCTTCATACTCATAGCCTCCTACATGGTCCCGCTGTTATCAGCCAGCATATCCTACTGCGCCATTACCATCAGCCTGAAACGCTACTCAGTGCCTGGGGAGCCCTCCAGGAACCAGCAGCAGTGGAgccaaaagagaaagagaaccTTCTCTCTGCTAGTTGCCTCCGTGCTGGCGTTTGCCCTTTGCTGGTTACCTCTGCAG GTGCTGAACCTGTTGCTGGACTTGGACCCAGACTTCCATATGATCGGCAAGCGGTACATCAATGTCCTGCAGGTCTGCTGTCATCTCGTGGCCATGAGCTCGGCATGTTACAACCCCTTCATCTACGCCTCGTTGCACAGCAAGGTGCGCATCCACCTGAAAGGCTACTTCTGTCCCATCTACCGGAGGGCAGTGGTGGACAGAGCATCATCTAGGAGCTAA
- the gvin1l2 gene encoding interferon-induced very large GTPase 1, protein MSIKLPKRLSSKRKKHPVNNAQAELLHSLGLDTLGSTPLDPASMLNISTWTLENKTPRRVKDLPNAFLQRLWLLSPTARSPCCTPEQEDPSDVSELQEELSDGAADNHYGVNPLDLVTAVFMSATPFLQQEMITHMLKCHFAVPLVIPNVCQDEPSNFLLWPQRGAVSRWRSNFPKQSKKIYEGNLASTNMPMVSCMKLGHCNVSKSQVLNSVIRSTADTFLHSGLDGGELPRRLSNGLVEISWCLPTGDPSTDTFPIPVVISNLRGDAGSHEKCVNLLCQASSAMVVFCGDLKEKQMEILASCKAKTSNLIIIDLSNENPFTGGFDQNINRVIQRGDLSEVELADRLRQTLKELLPVKVKCVTLEAVAKVAEGLAFHVDETTVCKKAMATAQDVLNGLEEGSRQYKEKQLPLQGHLWSKLAEIERKERKHTKEGKETDPHNKGKDEILAELNGYKMTQAMKTFSHALLTADKMERTFFLHWMKLRLQEIQSEKKTFPQTSVINTEIGTNGDVNENHLVVENGENFELEDSDSFCTDSTIEEEETEEKLGNMELEVPESSAEISQEVISTEWTADDESTSHQEESMCGPCLVEELHVASEVCCEDGTDEKEDFGEQMSDPQENEDLSFEREQVDEQQVHSNSSVQQVSCPQPWELGSYSISLEHFLCEMGLIFELADVSRGRSRDISRFPGVAAELLLYGVPLQLMDGDTSTIPIRWLGSVFAELKHRLPQEHCRMRVLTNLGAHHARNAAVLSALFAVTFPGGTSTKGIYMLILSVPDNLKEDIGCDFLLLIDVEGLSSDQNRNISDHGLATVAAGLSDILLLNISPHASDELESNVALIVNALLCAKECGSMPFCQFLLQGEGIHSVLQASQLKHVSDILQHKTLDKGPSLASGLCVPGISGVPVVKGPWHSMSLSEEVDLRYSRDVLKLKQHLFGALGKCAATTAVTSPSEFMGRLCAIWDAVRAESFTTRLQNRVIALAFASLCTEFSQWQESFLEHMESWLSWTRQKIFATKANNAIHSGFVDEAEEEVKTEAEKLKSKVEVYFMNQDLLKNTSFKPFLLRNVEHLQEQVTINLKEKLMAINENHCSATQLQTFEALLEKEQQSKLQAMIENSKSNQALLQDAQLEMEFEAMWSHILSNFDFRPSETEDITARVRNVLRENLMSRGLQKHLKKLDDIGQNQTPDNHNQKFYIHDEHFGYRSRLKHMFEDNNRLQKLEAQQLACHIIEQCEQFVKEKSLSHADFSDGYIKDLLENVERGLNDKAIEIKSVFEVDLKIFLCHAACQDFQKLHDRYAKDRELLQHISANKRVYLAEFMYQFRKMDQCHHTARAFTSTVLRPTVLSYVHRNLAMLIADEVRGQAPQYKSQHAFHQSLLEELISEDAFENLVDYLHSFDDFRLRRLQEKVVAHLSQSNNLITWRQQRLGEIVGLIATAVSEAAEGTAGVLSDAKPLLERVCLTLERDGDVEVARAAMDGPLFSITVKWDYFVTCLLELLAAMRLELAQEFTENKDAAQFLQNLPVQPHEYLLERVKGCEKRCPICGTPCEVEESGHRVHRATLHRPISMLPNKTHPLSNKSSPESRTNLDASNETDGASLACSGLHYPEWIRCSEDPNLQFPSAYWRYVLVRFNDRFAKEYQQDPTKIPEEWTKITGNEALDSLKESFSTALC, encoded by the exons ATGTCAATCAAACTTCCGAAAAGGCTgagcagcaaaagaaaaa AGCATCCAGTCAACAATGCCCAGGCAGAGCTTCTACATTCACTGGGTCTGGACACTCTTGGGTCAACACCACTGGATCCAGCTTCTATGTTGAACATCAGCACTTGGACTCTGGAAAACAAAACTCCTCGAAGGGTCAAAGACCTACCAAATGCTTTCCTCCAGCGCCTCTGGCTGCTCAGCCCCACAGCTCGGAGCCCTTGTTGCACACCCGAGCAAGAAGATCCCAGCGATGTGAGTGAATTACAGGAGGAACTGAGTGATGGTGCTGCAGACAACCACTATGGCGTTAACCCCCTGGATCTAGTGACTGCAGTCTTCATGTCTGCCACCCCTTTCCTTCAACAGGAGATGATTACGCACATGCTGAAGTGTCACTTTGCCGTGCCACTTGTGATTCCAAACGTATGTCAGGATGAACCCAGTAATTTCCTACTTTGGCCACAAAGGGGCGCTGTGAGTCGCTGGAGGTCTAACTTtccaaagcaaagcaaaaagaTCTATGAGGGGAATTTAGCGAGCACAAACATGCCGATGGTTTCATGTATGAAGCTTGGCCACTGCAATGTCTCCAAGTCACAGGTGCTAAATAGTGTCATAAGATCAACCGCTGATACCTTCCTCCACAGCGGCTTGGACGGAGGAGAGCTACCCAGGAGACTCTCTAATGGTCTGGTAGAGATTTCATGGTGTCTCCCAACTGGAGACCCCTCCACCGATACTTTCCCCATCCCTGTGGTCATATCTAACCTGCGGGGTGATGCCGGCTCACATGAAAAATGTGTTAACCTTCTCTGCCAAGCGTCATCAGCTATGGTTGTGTTCTGTGGGGATCttaaagagaaacagatggaaaTTCTTGCCTCTTGCAAAGCTAAGACAAGCAATTTAATAATCATTGATTTGTCAAATGAAAACCCATTCACAGGGGGTTTTGATCAAAACATTAATCGTGTAATTCAAAGGGGAGATCTGAGCGAGGTGGAGTTAGCTGACAGGCTACGCCAAACCCTGAAAGAACTCTTACCAGTTAAAGTGAAATGTGTTACACTGGAGGCTGTAGCAAAGGTAGCAGAGGGATTAGCCTTTCATGTAGATGAGACAACAGTCTGTAAAAAGGCAATGGCCACAGCACAGGATGTTCTCAACGGTTTGGAAGAGGGATCTAGGCAGTATAAGGAGAAACAGCTTCCTTTGCAGGGTCACTTGTGGAGTAAGTTGGCCGAAATTGAAAGGAAGGAGCGAAAACACAccaaagagggaaaagaaacagaTCCCCATAACAAAGGAAAGGATGAAATCTTAGCTGAGTTGAACGGCTACAAAATGACCCAAGCAATGAAGACTTTCAGCCATGCACTTTTAACAGCAGATAAAATGGAGAGAACCTTCTTCCTTCACTGGATGAAGCTGAGGCTTCAGGAGATTCAAAGTGAAAAGAAGACGTTCCCTCAAACCTCGGTCATAAACACTGAAATAGGAACCAATGGTGATGTGAATGAGAATCATCTGGTGGTTGAAAATGGAGAGAATTTTGAACTGGAGGACAGCGACAGTTTCTGCACTGATTCAACAAttgaagaggaagaaacagaagagaagCTCGGGAATATGGAGCTGGAGGTTCCTGAGAGCTCAGCTGAGATAAGCCAAGAGGTCATCTCTACAGAATGGACAGCAGATGATGAGTCTACCTCACACCAGGAGGAGTCCATGTGTGGTCCATGTTTGGTGGAGGAGCTTCACGTTGCCTCAGAGGTTTGCTGTGAGGACGGTACTGACGAAAAAGAGGATTTTGGAGAACAAATGTCAGATCCACAGGAGAATGAAGATTTGAGCTTTGAGAGGGAGCAAGTAGATGAGCAACAGGTACATTCAAATTCTTCAGTCCAGCAAGTTTCATGTCCACAGCCGTGGGAACTTGGTTCTTACTCCATATCCCTTGAGCACTTTCTGTGTGAAATGGGCCTAATTTTTGAGCTAGCGGATGTTAGTCGTGGCAGAAGCAGAGATATTTCGCGTTTCCCAGGTGTGGCTGCAGAACTTCTTCTCTATGGTGTTCCACTTCAACTAATGGATGGAGATACCTCAACCATTCCCATCCGCTGGCTGGGAAGCGTCTTTGCAGAGCTCAAACACCGCCTCCCTCAGGAGCACTGCAGAATGCGAGTTTTGACAAACCTCGGAGCACATCATGCTCGGAATGCTGCGGTCCTCTCTGCCTTATTTGCAGTGACGTTTCCAGGAGGAACATCCACTAAGGGGATCTACATGCTCATCCTGAGTGTGCCCGATAACCTTAAAGAAGACATAGGGtgtgattttctgttgttaataGATGTAGAAGGCCTCTCCTCAGatcaaaacagaaatataaGCGACCATGGGCTTGCGACAGTTGCAGCTGGCTTGAGTGATATTTTATTGCTTAACATTTCTCCTCATGCCAGCGATGAGTTAGAAAGTAACGTAGCCCTCATTGTCAATGCTCTTCTGTGCGCCAAAGAATGTGGTTCCATGCCCTTTTGCCAATTTCTGCTCCAGGGTGAAGGGATACACAGTGTCCTGCAAGCATCGCAGCTAAAACACGTGTCCGACATCCTTCAGCATAAAACTCTCGACAAAGGCCCTAGCCTTGCTAGTGGCCTTTGTGTGCCAGGCATAAGTGGTGTCCCAGTGGTCAAAGGGCCATGGCACAGTATGTCCCTCTCTGAGGAAGTTGATCTGCGTTACAGTAGGGATGTGTTAAAGCTCAAACAGCACCTTTTCGGTGCACTGGGGAAGTGTGCAGCAACAACTGCCGTGACTAGTCCGTCTGAGTTTATGGGTCGTTTGTGTGCGATTTGGGATGCAGTGAGAGCAGAGTCGTTCACTACTCGTTTGCAAAACAGAGTAATCGCTTTAGCATTTGCGTCATTGTGCACAGAGTTCTCTCAGTGGCAGGAGAGTTTCCTAGAGCACATGGAAAGTTGGCTCAGTTGGACAAGACAGAAAATATTTGCCACAAAAGCAAACAATGCAATCCACAGTGGCTTTGTAGATGAGGCTGAAGAGGAAGTCaaaacagaggcagaaaagCTCAAGTCAAAAGTAGAGGTTTATTTCATGAATCAGGACCTTCTCAAAAATACGTCTTTCAAGCCCTTCCTCCTGAGGAATGTTGAACACCTACAAGAACAAGTGACCATaaacctgaaggagaagttGATGGCCATCAATGAAAACCACTGTTCTGCCACACAGCTGCAAACTTTTGAGGCCCTCCTCGAAAAAGAACAGCAATCAAAGCTACAGGCGATGATCGAGAACAGTAAGTCCAACCAGGCTCTGCTACAAGATGCGCAACTAGAAATGGAGTTTGAGGCTATGTGGAGTCACATCCTGTCAAACTTTGACTTCAGGCCTTCTGAAACTGAGGACATTACTGCGAGAGTGAGAAATGTCCTGAGAGAGAATCTGATGAGCCGCGGGCTACAGAAACACCTGAAAAAACTTGATGACATCGGCCAAAACCAGACACCAGACAACCATAACCAGAAGTTCTACATTCACGATGAGCACTTTGGCTACCGAAGCCGACTGAAGCACATGTTCGAGGATAACAACAGACTGCAGAAGCTGGAGGCCCAACAGCTCGCATGTCATATCATCGAACAATGCGAGCAATTCGTTAAGGAAAAGTCTTTGTCCCACGCAGACTTCTCTGACGGCTACATCAAAGACCTGCTGGAAAATGTAGAAAGAGGTCTGAACGACAAAGCTATAGAAATCAAGTCTGTGTTTGAAGTCGACCTGAAGATTTTTCTATGCCATGCCGCGTGCCAGGATTTTCAAAAACTGCATGATCGCTACGCCAAGGACAGAGAACTCCTCCAGCACATTTCTGCAAACAAGAGAGTGTACTTAGCGGAATTCATGTACCAGTTCAGGAAGATGGACCAGTGTCACCACACAGCACGAGCTTTCACCTCAACGGTCTTAAGACCTACAGTCTTGAGCTACGTGCATAGAAACTTGGCAATGCTCATTGCagatgaggtcagaggtcaggctccACAGTATAAGTCCCAGCATGCCTTTCACCAAAGCCTGCTAGAAGAGCTCATAAGTGAAGACGCTTTTGAAAACCTCGTTGATTACCTGCATTCGTTTGATGACTTCAGATTGAGGAGACTCCAGGAGAAGGTGGTGGCCCACCTTTCCCAGTCAAACAACTTGATTACGTGGAGACAACAGCGACTGGGAGAAATCGTTGGGTTAATCGCAACGGCGGTCAGCGAAGCAGCAGAAGGTACAGCTGGAGTACTGAGTGACGCAAAGCCACTGCTGGAGAGGGTGTGCCTCACCTTAGAGCGTGATGGAGATGTGGAGGTCGCCAGGGCTGCTATGGACGGACCCCTCTTTAGCATCACAGTAAAATGGGATTACTTTGTCACGTGTTTACTGGAGCTACTGGCAGCAATGCGACTGGAGCTAGCGCAAGAGtttacagaaaataaagatgctGCTCAGTTTCTCCAGAACCTGCCAGTTCAGCCACATGAGTATCTTCTCGAGAGAGTAAAAGGTTGCGAGAAGCGATGTCCGATTTGCGGGACCCCCTGTGAGGTGGAAGAATCGGGACACAGGGTTCACAGGGCCACGCTCCACAGGCCCATCAGCATGTTGCCAAATAAAACCCATCCTCTGTCCAACAAAAGTTCCCCTGAAAGCAGAACCAACCTGGATGCGAGCAATGAGACAGATGGTGCCTCTCTGGCATGTAGTGGTCTACATTACCCTGAGTGGATCCGCTGCTCCGAGGACCCAAACTTACAATTTCCCAGTGCTTACTGGAG gtatgtCCTGGTGAGGTTCAATGACAGATTTGCCAAAGAATACCAGCAGGATCCAACCAAAATCCCTGAGGAATGGACAAAGATCACTGGGAATGAGGCCTTGGACAGTCTGAAAGAGAGCTTCTCCACTGCCCTCTGCTAA